The window AAGCGGCAATAGAAAATTATCCTGTCCTGATGCCTGATCCTCAAACCGAGAAATAATAAGTGCTACTTCAGCAGGGTCAGTGATTTTATCCAGTATCGAAATATTCTCACCAACCCCGATCAAGTAGAGGCTGTCGCCGATTTCAACAATCTGCACAGACTTATTGGGACCCAATCCGAGCGCACCAAGCGTACGGATCGACTGCCCACTCATTAATGTCTGATTGCGGCGCCCTAGGAACCGGATAAGCAGCACTATGAGGATGATAATGATGGCAAGGACAAAAATAACTTTTAGTAAACTCAGCAGGGGACTACTATCTCCGAGCGTTCCGGAAGCGGATAACATGCCTCGTGCCTAGACGCCCAGCGTTTTGTTAATAGCTTCGATAACACGGTCTGCCTGGAAAGGCTTCACAATGAAATCTTTGGCACCTGCTTGAATAGCGTCAATTACCATAGCCTGCTGACCCATGGCTGAACACATGATGACTTTGGCGTTGGCATCCACTTTTTTAATTTCTTTAAGGGCGGCGATTCCGTCCATTTCAGGCATGGTAATATCCATCGTGATCAAATCCGGACGCAGCTCCTTAAACTTCTCAATAGCCTGCGAACCGTCCTGGGCTTCACCCACTACCTCGAATCCGTTTTTCGACAAAATGTCACGGATCATCATTCTCATAAATGCTGCATCGTCCACGATTAGAATTCGGTTAGCCATTTTTAAAAAATCCTCCCTAAGTATGCTTATTGTAATTTTTGAATTCGGTCCCACTGGCTGACGATATCCGTAACGCGAACTCCGAAGTTTTCGTCGATAACCACGACTTCCCCTTTGGCGATCAGCTTGTTGTTAACCAGAATGTCGA of the Paenibacillus pedocola genome contains:
- a CDS encoding flagellar biosynthetic protein FliO, giving the protein MLSASGTLGDSSPLLSLLKVIFVLAIIIILIVLLIRFLGRRNQTLMSGQSIRTLGALGLGPNKSVQIVEIGDSLYLIGVGENISILDKITDPAEVALIISRFEDQASGQDNFLLPLIAKIKAKVRGEVPSQEIELNETSSFYETLQSKLALAPERKEKMEELLRDDGLKDESRDL
- a CDS encoding response regulator; its protein translation is MANRILIVDDAAFMRMMIRDILSKNGFEVVGEAQDGSQAIEKFKELRPDLITMDITMPEMDGIAALKEIKKVDANAKVIMCSAMGQQAMVIDAIQAGAKDFIVKPFQADRVIEAINKTLGV